The Delphinus delphis chromosome 17, mDelDel1.2, whole genome shotgun sequence genome includes the window atggagaggaTCATGATTGCAATTCCTTTTGGGTTCTACTGTTTTCCTGGAAATGGTCAAGAGACTTCCTCATCTGCTGCAGCCGTAGGCTCTAGGGATTGCTTTTGCAGCCAGTGTCCCTTCTCTAGGGACTCATAGAAGTGATGGGCCAAGGCTGTGTTTTGGATGTCAAGTAGATTAAATGTCTTTAGCCAGAAACTGGGAGAGACATGAGAGAGGACAATACTGGCAGGAGACTGTGCACAGCAGAAGTGACTGATCATTTCTGATTCTCTTTGTAGCAGCAGTGGCTCCCATTTCTCCTCCTACACCTGGTCACTACCATGTCCTCTaccgagggtgtggagaaatgcaATTGGGCCGGCATGGGGAGACATACTTCCTGGTTGGTGGCTACCGGGTCTACGGGGATGTTGCTTTGGCCACGCCAGCAAAGGTGGAAGCAGAGAAGCCAGTCCCCAGACGTGCTCCCAAGAGAAATCATGCTCCGGAAAGGTCGGACAAAGACCTGGGTTTCCCCAGACCCAAAATCCGGCGATTGAAGCATTCAAGCAGCTCAGGAATACAAGGTGCTTTGATTCTCAAGCAGGGTGGCCCAACCTCTGGGCACATCCCCTCTGCAACAGCCCCAGTAAACGAATGTCCCATCTTTGCTTTTTCAAGGTCGGCAACAGGGAGTCCCCTCCTAAAGAAAGTTCTCTCTCATTGCCACACTATCAAAGACTGCCCCAAATGTGATTCCTTCCTTGGGCCTGATCAGGCTAAGGGAAGAgttgtctctttccttctctgagttGGACCAAATCGTCTTAGAAACACCTCTTCACACTGTTGACCATGTTCTTCATGGGGGCTGCTGCTGAGCATTTATCTCATCCTTTCATCGTGGATAGAGAGAGGATTCTAATGCTGTTTACTTCTAGGGGAGAGGGGAGTGTAATGATTATGCTGTCATTTTGTATTATGCCCTTTTGTCatgaatttgttttcaatttcatgttAAAATGGGCCCACCATTCCCACTTTTTTAGGTCATTCAGCACCCTCATTCTGCACCTTTAACATCTCTCTCAGTATCACTTGGAAATGTTTGAAATGGCATGAGCTTGTCCTCACATTCCTATCAGCTGTAAATCTGGAGCCCCGACATGAACCTAACCATTGAGTGGAACACCTCTCCACTACCTGTGTAACACTGGGTAGGCCCCTTAACCTCTTGGTTTTATAAGTCCTCAGTTGTAAAAATGTGAGGGTactatgaatttatattttgacCAGGACAAGGTTGAGAACAGTGtgctttgcttttattcttcCAAACTGGaatgtcttctctctcttccccgtGGGGCTAAATCTCACGTGTCCTTCTGTCCCATAGCCAAGGAGCCTTCCCTGATTCACCAGTCCACAGAATTCTCTGCCTCTTAGGGTGAGTGTCATACAACCTAGCTGTGTCTTACATTAATCTTGCCTCTCAAGCGAATCTGAGAATGTgggtctctctttccctcctgggGCCACTCGGGCTGGGCCAGCCCACTGGCACGCCCCAGGTGGGGTGTCTACTAGACTACGGCATGGGTGGGAAGGCCCATGTGTGTGTGGCCAGGCAGACTACCGCAGACTCCACCCCGCTCTCCTCCACAAAACTGCCCCTCCTcctgaagcctgcccctcaaGTCACAAGGTTCCTTATATGACCTCACTGGGTAGTGATGCCCTCACAGGCCTTTTGACAGTTTCCATGGCAGGGTAACTATGCAAACGTGCTGCCCTCAGAGAAACTTCCCTACCCTGGAGGGAACTTCTTTCCCTGGAGAAAGTTCTCCACCAGATACCAATCTCTTTGGTTGTCTGAGAGAGAATATCTGACCAGATCTTCTATATTTACTCTAACCTGTCCTCTGCTCCCTGGGAGGACAGTGCAGCAGGTACACCGAGACTGGGCATTTGTACTAGATGCATGGTAGACACACAACCTTCCCTGGCTGCGACTTGTTCCTCTGGGGCTTTCCCACCACATGCAACTGAGCACTTTCCCAGCTCTAATACCTGCGACCTGGGACATCTTCAGTGACCCACAGTGCTCACTGCTGAGGACAAGTGAAAAGTTATCCCTAGACAAGTGTGCAGGAAGGTTCTGATCTTTATAAATATAGTCTTCCCCTTTGGGCTACAGGATGCTTCCATTCAGACCCTTTCCTAATTGGCCTCTTAGCAAAAGACAAGTGCATTTTTGTTGGCAAATTGTAAATGTAACAGTTTGAGGAAGAGGGCCACTCTTGAACCGCACCTTCAAACGCAGGCACCTCTGTGCTGTCAGGTAGGCGTCTATATCGGTCCCCTCAGACACATCCCATCCTGAGTTGCTGAGTACTAGGGGAGAGGGTGGTGCCATATTGATGGGAAGACCAAAAGAACGAAGGGGGGTTGATGCAGTACTAATGAGACTGGAGGGCTGAGGAGATGGTGTCCCAGGAGGCTGGGTTGATGTGAGCCTAGACTTGGGACCCAGAACCCAGTTCTGAGTCTCCTGATCACTCTGCCTCAGTATTTGGCCTTGTTCTAATCTACATAAAAGTATCAGAGGGGGTTCTTAACCAatttatattagattttttttttccaaaacttgAAAGACATTTTCATTAAAACCTCAGAAATGACAGACTGCaagaaatgttttctctgttgtggaagggagagatggagaggatcATGATTGCAGTTTCTTTCGGGTTCTACTGTTTTCCCTGGGAACGGTCAGGAGACTTCCTCATCTGCTGCAGCCGTAGGCTCTAGGGATTGCTTTTGCAGCCAGTGTCCCTTCTCTAGGGACTCATAGAGGTGATGGGCCAAGGCTGTGTTTTGGATGTCAAGTAGATTAAATGTCTTTAGCCAGAAACTGGGAGAGACATGAGAGAGGGCAATACTGGCAGGAGACTGTGCACAACAGAAGTGACTGATCAGTTCTGATTTTCTTTGCAGCAGCAGTGGCTCCCGTTTCTCCTCCTACACCTGGTCACTACTTTGTCCTCTACCGAGCGTTTTGAGAAGCGCAGTTGGGCCGGCATAGGGAGACATACTGCCTGGTTGGTGGCTACCGGGTCTACGGGGATGTTCCTTTGGTCACGCCAGCAAAGGTGGAAGCAGAGAAGTCGGTCCTCAGACGTGCTCTCAAGAGAAAGCACACTCTGGGAATGTTGGACAAAGATCTGGGTTACCCCAGACCCAAAATCCGGCAACTGCAGCATGCTGCCAGGAGGCGGACCCCACAGAATCTTGCAGGTGAGCCATCGTAAAGAGAGGGCAATGGCTTAACTGCCTAAGGCAGCAAATGTCTCTTTCTGCATTGACACCCCCCATCCCCGGCCAACTGTCACAGATTAGAACCTGCGTCGTTCTGTCTGAGCCTTCCCCACCCAGGAGCCTCCTTCTACACTAAATGGCCATAAGCAAGGAGCCTCAGAAACTGAGGTTTGTAATGAGAGTCTGCCCTGAACATCCCAGGAATGAAGCTTGCCTGGAAGAAAACCTGACGTTCTCTGCTCAATCCTCAGGGGCCCTTCTGTGAGCCAAGGAGGATGCAGGAGCAGAGTCAGAGTGCAAAGAAGACTTAGCAGTCTACCAAATGGGCCCCTGCCCTGAGCCATTGTCAGTGGCCACCACCACAAACCAGGGGGGAGCTGGGCTTTTTGAAACAGAAAGCAGCAATCTGTGGCTTCCCAAAGAGCCTTCTGCCTGGGGTCTCAGGAGGCAGGATCGAAAGGCCCAGGAAGACCTGCTCCCTGAAGCAAGAACAGGATGTAGAGTTAAGCAGTATGCACCCTGCCCCGAGTTTCACATGCTCCTTTATTGCCAGCcctttctgtccccagtgggatccctaactgctcaataaatttttttgtgtAACAGACTTCTAGGGTCGCCAGTACTCAGATTTAGGTCACAACCCCTGTGCTAGGCACTCCTGCCACCCGGGAAAGGTTCCAAAGGTGGAATAGCTCCAGGGGGTGACAGGGATCAGAGCCAAATCTTGAGAGGCTGGGGATGAAGGAGTTTGGGCACAGTTCCTAAAGCATCTCAGTGGTTGAGCTTCTGTGAGAAGGCACatccccagtgtgtgtgtgtgtgtgtgtgtgtgtgtgtgtgtgtgtgtgtgtgtgtgtgtgtgtgtatgtgtgtgtgaatggtaGAAGCAAATTCTCATACTGTGCAGCAGTCCCATAGGGAAACCCACTCATTAATATAAAAAACTACTTggggggacttccatggtggtccagtgggaagactccatgctcccaatgcaggggacctggattctatccctggtcagggaactagatccctcatgcatgccgcaactaagaagcctgcacgctgcaactatgagcccacatgctgcaatgaaaatcccacaactaagactcagcactgccaaaataaataaatattttaaaaaaagatctttaaaaactttttaaataaaaaaatatataaaattacttgGGGATGCACACATAAGGATTGGCCCTCTAAGTGCTTTGAACACCCAGAGGAATTTTATACTgccagagggagaaactgagacacatgAAAAAGGTGAAATAACTCTAGGGTAACACCTAGAGGAGTTTAGCTCACAAACAGCACACTGACCCACCACACAGTTTTCATAGTCTCACAAACCAACTTTAAAATGGGAAAGTCCCCCAAACAGGAGAAAAAAGGGGCACCAGACAGCCATCGCTGACTAACAGTCCAACTGAATTTATGTATGTATGGAATATATACTTGCCAGAACTTACTTAAATGGGAACTAAAGGAGATCTTGCCCTGAAATGGTCAAGATAAGGCTTTATTGACATTCCAAATTGGTTTTTGCATATGCAGTTGGAgaaaactggctttttttttttttttttttttttttgcggtacgcgggcctctcactgttgtggactctcccgctctggacgcgcaggctcagtggccatggctcacgggcccagccgctccgcggcatgtgggattttcccagaccgtggcacgaacccgtgtcgtgtcccctgcatcggcaggcagactctcaacaactgcaccaccagggaagcccttaaaactGGCTTGATAAAACACCTTTTCAGAATtctgatcttaagggaacaaaaagTCTTTCTAGGTGGAGCTTACATTTAACTCCcctgtgcctttgagatgtaaatgttctaccaGTCTTCTCAGGGAACTCTTACCTACACCATTTCCAAGTCCTGagactgggaaaaaaaaggagggtgAGGGAAGAAGCCATTTTAAACTCAAATGAGTAAACTTGTTTCAACTGTTATTCATAAACTAGTGAGTTTTACATTGTAGTACCTGATtcatgacaaaattttaaaatgaaaactatgagctctctgtctgtgtctatctggatgtatgtgtgtatatgtatgtacattattaatatatatttctaacttTGGATGGTATTGTCAAAATTAACTTATGAATGAACTCTATTTACTTgacttaaagaaaattaaatatttatataaattttcagaaatgtaatAAGAGTTAGCCCAAATAAATTTCAAGTTCATATGAGCTGGGAAATATTAAGTATTAAATTAGTATTTGATATTAAAATtagtttgttggtttaattaatacagacatgtcttcagagtcatcaacattaagtataatacttttattgtactTAGGATTACTAAAAGTCAAATAAGATCATATTATCTACGTTTATAAAATTTGTCAACAAGTATAACTTGGTATGATAATATTTTTGTAAGTACATTAAATGCAAATAGGGTAATAGATTTTCGGTTAACTCTTTAAGAATAATTATGCTTTATGATACATCTATTGAAAATTAGTTATCCCAAAcctttttggtaacttgaaatgtTAGAGTTTTGCTAAATTGTTTAATGCTAgaaatttattgaatgtctagCTCATTTCCAAacaagataaaatactgaaacagtAATTACCAGACATAggcttccttttacagagaaactaaagatGTTTAGggctattaattaaaatttttgatgcCACCTTGAGAAATTTTCTATAAAAGGCAGATATTTTTAGaaactataaataatatttataaatttgcaaATCTCCAGAATGCTAATGTAAAAGAGAGTTCAAAATTACTTACTTCTtaattttcactagaaattaGGCTTTTAAAGAttaagaattctaattaatatatgtaattaaaactactaaaagtaataaggaaaacatttgtgtatgcaaagaaaaaagtataagaaatagaaataaattttgttaagggaaaataaagtaaatgtgtcctaaagagagattaaaaaagatagaaaaatagacaaagaaaccATAGAACAAagtctgaaaataaaaaaagaagttgtaGAAAGTTTATGGAAAAGAAACCATGAGAAAAAGAGTTGCATTGTAtgggtaaatgttattaatataaatgttctggaaattatataaaatctcTAAATTTGAATATATCCTGGTGTAGTGTTATAATTCTAGCTATTAACTTAAAATGCATTATAtcacagaaataaccaaatttcttTGTTAATTACATTATAATCGGATCTTCAACCATtccattttaagtcttttgtcatttatagttAAATGACAAAAgagttattgttttactctgacACTTTTACAAGAATGAAtatcttcaagaagattcataggAAGGATTTTTTTGACAAAAAtaggtttctgataactttcagGTCTacagaaatgaaatggaaaacctgATAGCTTTATAAACTGCTAACAAGAGATCAAGATGAACAAGTATTCATTAAATAGTGAAACTGTGCacctcagactgggacttgaacccatgtgctggactcaaacccagccaaaactcAGATTGGGAGTCGAACCCAGGTGGCTGGGACTCAAACCTGGCCAAAACCCTGATTGGGTCTTGAACCCATGCAGCTGAGTTTCGAACCTGGCCAAAACCTACAGttttccaactgagatcacatacctggtttcaggacttaatgaagctcaggttcttgatgtctcatcacagaaagaattcagtgagagacaaagtgataggtaagaagtggatttatttagagagaaacacgctccacagacagagtgtgggccatctcagaaggtgagagcaaGACCAGGGTATGggtttgtcagtttttataggggtgggtaatttcataggctaatgagtgggagtagtattccagctatttgggGAAGcagtggggatttccaggaattgggccattacccactttttgatctttatggttggccttggaactgtcatggcacctgtgggtgtgtcatttagcttgctgatgtgttaaaATGAGCATATACTGaagctcaaggtctagtggaagtccacttgtctgccatcttggacccattttgttctaatcagtttatATCATGTCCTccggctatgtcattctttcaaaggttgtgccctgcccccttccctcctgtttcaataggactgaatgaactgatgcTTATGCCCATaacttatataattttttgtctgaaatattactggctttttaatctttgttttctagaCATGAGaaaacctttccccttaagctaacTGTGACTTGGAGAAATTTAATAAAGTATACTTtgttaaacaaatataaaatatttacctttttctctctATATGATCTATCCAGAATTTGAAAACTCTTAGTGAGTATTCTTGCTTTTATAGCAATATAGATATTTATGTAAATTCCAAAAGAATCTGTTCTTTTTATAAGAGGATGCAATTGGAAACTTTTGTTATATTACCAAGGCTTTGACAGAAATGTCATATTTGGGAGAGATAA containing:
- the LOC132440312 gene encoding DPEP2 neighbor protein-like gives rise to the protein MGRDALTGLLTVSVAGSPPDINLFGCLRKSDRIVYMYSNRCSDPWVGSAAAAVAPISPPTPGHYHVLYRGCGEMQLGRHGETYFLVGGYRVYGDVALATPAKVEAEKPVPRRAPKRNHAPERSDKDLGFPRPKIRRLKHSSSSGIQGALILKQGGPTSGHIPSATAPVNECPIFAFSRSATGSPLLKKVLSHCHTIKDCPKCDSFLGPDQAKGRVVSFLL